A single window of Nocardioides kongjuensis DNA harbors:
- a CDS encoding amidase has product MSAISRRSVVAGATAAGVALGALSSAAQAAPDVAWPTVERPADLRRIVWWSAAELAVAIRQRKVSCVEVMTAYLDQIDELNPHVNAIVARRPRAELLAEAAEKDRLLAAGRYQGWMHGFPQAVKDQWNVKGIPTSVGFFGQPGVPVAPATSDALLVERIRAAGAIFIGKTNLPELGLGSHTYNKVYGTTGNAYDPTKSAGGSSGGAAVALALRMLPVADGSDFFGSLRNPPGWNNVLGLRPSFGRVPELGGEQFVQHGGVTGPIARNALDLSLLLSTMAGYDVRVPLTIEEDPEVFTKVRRTSLRGKKIAWMADLGGYLPTQPEVLEVTGAAIDKMRALGATVDRIDNLNQAGGTFTNADLWPTWLVFRHWISGNLNFPVYNNPAWKPYLKPETLYEVEGMLNGIDGSGPITAQQAWNMSVKRTALYQSFRLLFEKYDFVLLPTAQVMPFDNLDSAGNEVHWPAEINGVPMSSYHRWMEVTAIGTLLGAPTLAMPAGFGSSGLPIGLQVIGRNHDDAGVIELAAAWERETRFVEDRLPSLVAP; this is encoded by the coding sequence GTGAGCGCCATCTCCCGCCGTTCCGTCGTTGCCGGTGCCACTGCTGCTGGAGTGGCGCTGGGTGCGCTCAGCTCCGCTGCCCAGGCCGCTCCGGACGTTGCCTGGCCCACCGTGGAGCGGCCTGCCGACCTGCGCCGCATCGTGTGGTGGTCGGCGGCCGAGCTGGCCGTCGCGATCCGGCAGCGCAAGGTGAGCTGCGTCGAGGTGATGACGGCCTACCTCGACCAGATCGACGAGCTCAACCCGCACGTCAACGCCATCGTCGCCCGCCGGCCGCGAGCCGAGCTCCTGGCCGAGGCGGCGGAGAAGGACCGGCTGCTCGCGGCCGGCAGGTACCAGGGCTGGATGCACGGCTTCCCGCAGGCGGTCAAGGACCAGTGGAACGTCAAGGGCATCCCGACCAGCGTCGGGTTCTTCGGGCAGCCCGGCGTGCCGGTCGCCCCCGCCACCTCCGACGCCCTGCTCGTCGAGCGGATCCGCGCCGCCGGCGCGATCTTCATCGGCAAGACCAACCTGCCCGAGCTCGGTCTGGGCTCGCACACCTACAACAAGGTCTACGGCACCACCGGCAACGCGTACGACCCGACGAAGTCGGCCGGCGGCAGCAGCGGCGGCGCCGCCGTCGCGCTCGCGCTGCGGATGCTCCCCGTCGCCGACGGCAGCGACTTCTTCGGCTCCCTGCGCAACCCGCCGGGGTGGAACAACGTGCTCGGCCTGCGGCCGTCGTTCGGCCGGGTCCCCGAGCTGGGCGGCGAGCAGTTCGTCCAGCACGGCGGCGTCACCGGGCCGATCGCCCGCAACGCCCTCGACCTGTCCCTCCTGCTCTCCACGATGGCCGGTTACGACGTCCGCGTGCCGCTGACGATCGAGGAGGACCCGGAGGTGTTCACCAAGGTCCGACGGACCTCGCTGCGCGGCAAGAAGATCGCCTGGATGGCCGACCTCGGCGGCTACCTGCCGACCCAGCCCGAGGTCCTCGAGGTCACCGGCGCCGCCATCGACAAGATGCGCGCCCTCGGCGCGACCGTCGACAGGATCGACAACCTCAACCAGGCGGGTGGCACCTTCACCAACGCCGACCTGTGGCCGACCTGGCTCGTGTTCCGGCACTGGATCAGCGGCAACCTCAACTTCCCTGTCTACAACAACCCCGCCTGGAAGCCCTACCTCAAGCCGGAGACGCTGTACGAGGTCGAGGGGATGCTCAACGGCATCGACGGCTCGGGCCCGATCACGGCGCAGCAGGCGTGGAACATGTCGGTCAAGCGAACGGCGCTCTACCAGTCCTTCCGGCTGCTGTTCGAGAAGTACGACTTCGTCCTGCTGCCGACCGCCCAGGTGATGCCCTTCGACAACCTCGACAGCGCCGGCAACGAGGTCCACTGGCCCGCGGAGATCAACGGCGTCCCGATGTCCAGCTACCACCGCTGGATGGAGGTCACCGCGATCGGCACGCTGCTGGGCGCCCCGACGCTGGCCATGCCGGCGGGCTTCGGCTCCTCCGGGCTCCCGATCGGCCTGCAGGTCATCGGTCGCAACCACGACGACGCGGGCGTCATCGAGCTCGCCGCCGCCTGGGAGCGCGAGACGCGCTTCGTCGAGGACCGCCTGCCCTCGCTGGTGGCGCCGTGA
- a CDS encoding MarR family winged helix-turn-helix transcriptional regulator, with amino-acid sequence MPDRHTLEETERAMKDHVGALPLDFAAANALSNLFRAANAVRSELTNRVLRQHDMTWTGFVVLWVVWIWDGMETRHVAESADISKATLTGVVKTLEARGLIAREGDDNDRRLVRLRLTPEGVSLMEQLYPEFNAVESEIISQLSERKVTTFTKTLRDVVNAVEGPEPVE; translated from the coding sequence ATGCCGGACCGCCACACGCTCGAGGAGACCGAGCGCGCGATGAAGGACCACGTGGGAGCACTCCCCCTGGACTTCGCCGCCGCGAACGCCCTGTCGAACCTGTTCCGCGCCGCCAACGCGGTGCGCAGCGAGCTGACCAACCGGGTGCTGCGCCAGCACGACATGACCTGGACCGGGTTCGTCGTGCTCTGGGTCGTGTGGATCTGGGACGGCATGGAGACCCGCCACGTCGCCGAGTCGGCCGACATCTCCAAGGCGACCCTGACCGGCGTCGTGAAGACCCTCGAGGCGCGCGGGCTGATCGCGCGCGAGGGAGACGACAACGACCGGCGCCTGGTCCGCCTGCGCCTGACCCCCGAGGGGGTCAGCCTGATGGAACAGCTCTACCCCGAGTTCAACGCGGTCGAGTCGGAGATCATCAGCCAGCTCTCCGAGCGCAAGGTCACCACCTTCACCAAGACCCTGCGCGACGTCGTCAACGCCGTCGAGGGACCCGAGCCCGTCGAGTAG
- a CDS encoding APC family permease, with translation MSDTVNTTLRKNALGVGAIVFLVLAAVAPLTGMVVVASLAIALGNGGGTPFAFFAVAVVLLLFAIGYGKMSSELVNAGGFYAFVVKGLGRPAGLAAGFIAMLGYNFFVVGTIGTSGFFMKIVIADKTGLDMPWLFWGLASIAVCYLMALRGVDFSSKILGVSLVLETSILVIFDVAVLFKDGYSFSAFSADSITSGSLSIGLLLAATGFLGFEATSLFSEEAKNPLKTVPRATYVAITLIGVILGVTTLAVVSATGVAQAQDTAIAHLPTGDLVFSLADTYIGGFLTDVMNWLLLVSLFAAMLAFHNSSSRYIFSLGRARILPQVLSKTGPSGAPYVASTVQAAFAVAVAVAFAVAGADPILTVVPSMLGFGTLAILVLQALAALSIVVHFRRKNDPRIGSTLVAPALGFIGLCFAVVLAFKHFEIVAGSDSKAVNSLPWLLVAALVGGIGYAVYLRSSRPSVYDALSSDLERFDDHLATDAATGR, from the coding sequence ATGTCGGACACCGTCAACACCACACTCCGCAAGAATGCGCTCGGCGTCGGGGCGATCGTGTTCCTGGTCCTGGCGGCGGTCGCACCGCTGACCGGAATGGTGGTCGTCGCCTCCCTGGCGATCGCCCTGGGCAACGGTGGGGGGACGCCGTTCGCGTTCTTCGCCGTCGCCGTCGTCCTCCTGCTCTTCGCGATCGGCTACGGCAAGATGTCGAGCGAGCTGGTCAACGCGGGCGGCTTCTACGCCTTCGTCGTCAAGGGCCTCGGGCGCCCCGCGGGCCTCGCCGCCGGCTTCATCGCGATGCTCGGCTACAACTTCTTCGTCGTCGGCACGATCGGCACCAGCGGCTTCTTCATGAAGATCGTGATCGCCGACAAGACCGGCCTCGACATGCCCTGGCTGTTCTGGGGCCTGGCCTCGATCGCGGTCTGCTACCTGATGGCGCTGCGCGGCGTGGACTTCAGCTCCAAGATCCTCGGCGTCTCGCTGGTCCTGGAGACCTCGATCCTGGTCATCTTCGACGTCGCGGTGCTGTTCAAGGACGGCTACTCGTTCTCGGCGTTCTCCGCCGACTCGATCACCTCCGGCTCGCTCTCGATCGGCCTGCTGCTCGCGGCCACCGGCTTCCTCGGCTTCGAGGCCACCTCGCTGTTCAGCGAGGAGGCGAAGAACCCGCTCAAGACGGTCCCGCGGGCGACGTACGTCGCGATCACCCTGATCGGCGTGATCCTCGGCGTCACCACCTTGGCCGTCGTCAGCGCCACCGGCGTCGCGCAGGCCCAGGACACCGCGATCGCCCACCTGCCCACCGGTGACCTCGTCTTCAGCCTCGCCGACACCTACATCGGCGGCTTCCTGACCGACGTCATGAACTGGCTGCTGCTGGTCAGCCTGTTCGCCGCGATGCTCGCCTTCCACAACTCCTCGAGCCGCTACATCTTCTCGCTCGGCCGGGCGCGGATCCTCCCGCAGGTGCTCTCGAAGACCGGCCCGAGCGGTGCGCCGTACGTCGCCAGCACGGTCCAGGCCGCCTTCGCGGTCGCCGTGGCGGTGGCCTTCGCGGTCGCCGGCGCCGACCCGATCCTGACCGTGGTCCCGAGCATGCTCGGCTTCGGCACCCTGGCGATCCTGGTGCTGCAGGCGCTGGCCGCCCTGTCGATCGTGGTCCACTTCCGCCGCAAGAACGACCCGCGGATCGGCTCCACGCTGGTCGCGCCCGCCCTGGGCTTCATCGGCCTGTGCTTCGCCGTCGTGCTCGCCTTCAAGCACTTCGAGATCGTCGCCGGCTCCGACTCCAAGGCGGTCAACTCGCTGCCGTGGCTGCTCGTGGCGGCCCTCGTCGGCGGCATCGGCTACGCGGTGTACCTGCGCAGCTCCCGGCCGTCGGTCTACGACGCCCTGTCGAGCGACCTCGAGCGCTTCGACGACCACCTCGCCACCGACGCGGCCACCGGCCGATGA
- a CDS encoding class II histone deacetylase: MATGYLYHELFGWHDTGTNAGLFPADHRAGIQPFQHFENAETKRRIHELVVVSGTIDHLTRLEPRKASDEEILAVHTEEHLARIKAESEQPKGGDSGDGLSPFGPGGIEIGRLAAGGMIEATTAVVEGRVDNAYALIRPPGHHAEPETGRGFCMFANLAIAARAVRRTHGVERIAVLDWDVHHGNGTQKVFWEDPNTLTISLHQDRVFPPDSGFVTERGEGAGFGYAVNVPLPPGTGGGGYLSAIDRVVAPAIDRFRPDLILVASGFDANATDPLSRQALTSSDYRAMTERLLDLAATHCEGRLAMSHEGGYNPVYVPFCGLAVIEALAGVTEPLTDPYEPIFGGMAGLELQPHQSAVLDQVVPFIDDIHAGTRAGS; this comes from the coding sequence ATGGCGACCGGCTACCTCTACCACGAGCTCTTCGGCTGGCACGACACCGGAACCAACGCAGGACTCTTCCCCGCCGACCACCGCGCGGGCATCCAGCCGTTCCAGCACTTCGAGAACGCCGAGACCAAGCGCCGCATCCACGAGCTCGTCGTCGTGTCCGGCACCATCGACCACCTCACCCGCCTCGAGCCGCGCAAGGCGAGCGACGAGGAGATCCTCGCGGTGCACACCGAGGAGCACCTCGCCCGGATCAAGGCCGAGAGCGAGCAGCCCAAGGGCGGCGACTCCGGCGACGGGCTGAGCCCGTTCGGGCCGGGCGGCATCGAGATCGGGCGGCTCGCCGCCGGCGGCATGATCGAGGCGACCACGGCCGTCGTCGAGGGCCGCGTCGACAACGCGTACGCACTGATCCGGCCCCCTGGCCACCACGCCGAGCCGGAGACCGGTCGCGGCTTCTGCATGTTCGCCAACCTCGCGATCGCGGCCCGTGCGGTGCGTCGTACCCACGGCGTCGAGCGGATCGCGGTCCTCGACTGGGACGTCCACCACGGCAACGGCACCCAGAAGGTCTTCTGGGAGGACCCGAACACCCTGACCATCTCCCTGCACCAGGACCGGGTCTTCCCGCCGGACTCCGGGTTCGTCACCGAGCGCGGCGAGGGAGCCGGCTTCGGGTACGCCGTCAACGTGCCGCTGCCGCCCGGCACCGGCGGCGGCGGGTACCTGTCCGCGATCGACCGGGTCGTGGCGCCCGCGATCGACCGGTTCCGCCCGGACCTGATCCTGGTCGCGAGCGGCTTCGACGCGAACGCCACCGACCCGCTCTCGCGCCAGGCGCTGACCAGCAGCGACTACCGGGCCATGACCGAGCGGCTCCTCGACCTGGCCGCCACGCACTGCGAGGGCCGGCTCGCGATGAGCCACGAGGGCGGCTACAACCCGGTCTACGTCCCGTTCTGCGGCCTGGCCGTGATCGAGGCGCTGGCCGGGGTGACCGAGCCCCTGACCGACCCCTACGAGCCGATCTTCGGCGGGATGGCCGGCCTGGAGCTGCAGCCGCACCAGAGCGCCGTCCTCGACCAGGTCGTGCCCTTCATCGACGACATCCACGCCGGCACCCGCGCCGGGTCGTGA
- a CDS encoding sugar ABC transporter ATP-binding protein, with protein MALRVTGLRKSFGGVHALQGVDLTIEAGEVHALLGHNGAGKSTLIKALGGAFHPDGGTIEVGGRSYAGLTPRQSIDAGIAIIFQHLSLVDSLSVVDNIFLGQEHRRLGIVDRRAQRAAAQQLLDRLGATSSIDSRVGDLPMGQKQLVEIAKALSRDPVVLVLDEPTAALSSHEIGALERTVRSLQEQGLAICYVTHLLGEVERLADRMTVLRDGQVHVATSLAGKTRRDIIEAIAEPPADLPPAGPIHDADPPQLLVRGLTGPGIGPVDLEVRPGEIVGLYGLIGSGRTRTLEMIFGRRARQGSITVGGREVRRATPRAALAAGLALVPGDRGRQGLFASLTALDNALLPAQAVLSRFGLRRRRAEAEAFERLAASLAVHPATPNAPARAFSGGNQQKLLLGRWINGILPTTVLLLDEPTQGVDVRARHEIYKVVRTIASERRTAVLFASTDPEEIVALADRALVMQDGRVLGELAGEALDEDALLHAIHQSDTDIETEVQSDLQELS; from the coding sequence ATGGCACTGCGGGTCACCGGGCTGCGGAAGTCCTTCGGAGGCGTGCACGCCCTGCAGGGCGTGGACCTCACCATCGAGGCAGGTGAGGTCCACGCGCTGCTCGGCCACAACGGCGCGGGCAAGTCCACGCTGATCAAGGCGCTGGGCGGGGCGTTCCACCCCGACGGCGGCACGATCGAGGTGGGCGGTCGCAGCTATGCGGGGCTCACCCCGCGGCAGTCGATCGACGCCGGCATCGCGATCATCTTCCAGCACCTCAGCCTGGTCGACTCGCTGTCGGTCGTGGACAACATCTTCCTCGGCCAGGAGCACCGGCGCCTCGGCATCGTGGACCGTCGTGCCCAGCGGGCTGCGGCCCAGCAGCTGCTCGACCGGCTCGGCGCGACCTCCTCGATCGACAGCCGGGTCGGCGACCTGCCCATGGGGCAGAAGCAGCTCGTCGAGATCGCGAAGGCGCTCTCGCGCGACCCCGTGGTGCTGGTCCTCGACGAGCCCACGGCGGCGCTGTCCTCGCACGAGATCGGCGCCCTGGAGCGCACGGTCCGCTCGCTCCAGGAGCAGGGCCTGGCGATCTGCTACGTCACCCACCTGCTCGGCGAGGTCGAACGGCTCGCCGACCGGATGACGGTGCTGCGCGACGGCCAGGTGCACGTCGCGACGTCGCTGGCAGGCAAGACCCGGCGCGACATCATCGAGGCGATCGCCGAGCCGCCGGCCGACCTCCCACCGGCCGGTCCGATCCACGACGCCGATCCCCCGCAGCTGCTGGTCCGCGGCCTCACCGGCCCCGGCATCGGTCCGGTCGACCTCGAGGTCCGGCCGGGCGAGATCGTCGGCCTCTACGGCCTGATCGGGTCGGGCCGTACCCGCACGCTGGAGATGATCTTCGGCCGGCGGGCACGGCAGGGCTCGATCACCGTGGGTGGCCGGGAGGTACGACGGGCGACGCCCCGCGCCGCGCTCGCGGCCGGCCTCGCCCTGGTGCCCGGCGACCGCGGCCGCCAGGGCCTGTTCGCCTCGCTGACCGCGCTCGACAACGCCCTGCTCCCGGCCCAGGCCGTGCTGTCCCGGTTCGGGCTGCGCCGGCGCCGGGCCGAGGCAGAGGCCTTCGAGCGACTGGCCGCATCGCTGGCCGTGCACCCGGCGACGCCGAACGCACCGGCTCGCGCGTTCTCCGGCGGCAACCAGCAGAAGCTGCTGCTCGGCCGCTGGATCAACGGCATCCTGCCGACGACCGTGCTGCTGCTCGACGAGCCGACCCAGGGCGTCGACGTACGCGCCCGCCACGAGATCTACAAGGTGGTGCGCACGATCGCCTCGGAGCGTCGTACGGCGGTGCTGTTCGCCTCCACCGACCCCGAGGAGATCGTCGCCCTCGCCGATCGCGCGCTGGTCATGCAGGACGGCCGGGTCCTCGGCGAGCTGGCCGGCGAGGCCCTCGACGAGGACGCCCTCCTCCACGCGATCCACCAGTCCGACACCGACATCGAGACCGAGGTCCAGTCCGACCTCCAGGAGCTGTCATGA
- a CDS encoding sugar ABC transporter substrate-binding protein → MNAVVKKSVDRRAFLAWTGGIGAAVLASACSAPSSTKASGDKVAKSSKDVDTIAWDYPFTFLPVYAGVAKFAKERAKEKGVSLEQTNDNGKPDVQASNLDTLIAKKVPAIVSFPMVFEALETQAAKALSAGIIWVTYGGTLKNQSASITFSFEEGGRKLGEDAAAWANQTLGGKGKVAFLVDDTIQLGIERTKGMIDAFTKAAPDMQVVGREQAIDPDTALTKTKAILAKHPDVNVILGITDGAAFGGYKALVESGRSETDAKTYVGGQDGDLGSLELIKKGTFYRASAALQLRDIGNAVIDVPLAVADGKSDAEASTDVPITLVKQGDALLDEIIAQYG, encoded by the coding sequence ATGAACGCAGTCGTGAAGAAGTCCGTCGACCGCCGCGCCTTCCTCGCCTGGACCGGCGGCATCGGGGCCGCCGTCCTGGCCTCCGCGTGCAGCGCGCCGTCCAGCACCAAGGCCTCCGGCGACAAGGTCGCGAAGTCCAGCAAGGACGTCGACACCATCGCCTGGGACTACCCGTTCACCTTCCTGCCCGTCTACGCCGGCGTCGCGAAGTTCGCCAAGGAGCGGGCCAAGGAGAAGGGCGTCTCGCTCGAGCAGACCAACGACAACGGCAAGCCGGACGTGCAGGCCTCCAACCTGGACACCCTGATCGCCAAGAAGGTCCCTGCGATCGTGTCCTTCCCGATGGTCTTCGAGGCCCTCGAGACGCAGGCGGCCAAGGCGCTGTCGGCCGGCATCATCTGGGTGACGTACGGCGGCACCCTGAAGAACCAGAGCGCCTCGATCACCTTCAGCTTCGAGGAGGGTGGCCGCAAGCTCGGCGAGGACGCCGCGGCCTGGGCCAACCAGACGCTCGGTGGCAAGGGCAAGGTGGCCTTCCTCGTCGACGACACCATCCAGCTCGGCATCGAGCGCACCAAGGGCATGATCGACGCGTTCACGAAGGCCGCGCCGGACATGCAGGTCGTCGGCCGCGAGCAGGCGATCGACCCCGACACCGCGCTCACCAAGACCAAGGCGATCCTCGCCAAGCACCCCGACGTCAACGTCATCCTCGGCATCACCGACGGCGCCGCCTTCGGCGGCTACAAGGCGCTCGTCGAGTCGGGCCGCTCGGAGACCGACGCGAAGACCTACGTCGGCGGCCAGGACGGCGACCTCGGCTCGCTCGAGCTGATCAAGAAGGGCACCTTCTACCGCGCCTCGGCGGCCCTGCAGCTGCGCGACATCGGCAACGCGGTGATCGACGTGCCGCTCGCCGTCGCCGACGGCAAGAGCGACGCCGAGGCCAGCACCGACGTCCCGATCACCCTCGTCAAGCAGGGCGACGCGCTGCTCGACGAGATCATCGCGCAGTACGGCTGA
- a CDS encoding gamma-glutamyl-gamma-aminobutyrate hydrolase family protein yields the protein MSRRPLIAIPARFSESASALRYRADVTARALVEAVYAAGGEPLVVHPVAPGAEVDDAEVAARLWYADGVLLPGGGDLAARWAGQEAHATEYDVDEEQDAFDLAVARHALAAGLPLLAICRGNQVVNVALGGDLIQDLGERTHRHVVHEIAVEPDSVLAGIVGTAPSISCYHHQGIGRPGEGLRAVAESADGVIEAVELAGAQGWYLGVQWHPEDTAATDPAQAGLFRALVDASRDRARLELVE from the coding sequence GTGAGCCGCCGCCCGCTGATCGCCATCCCGGCGCGGTTCTCCGAGTCCGCGTCGGCGCTGCGCTACCGCGCCGACGTGACCGCCCGGGCCCTCGTCGAGGCCGTGTACGCCGCCGGCGGCGAGCCGCTCGTCGTGCACCCGGTCGCCCCGGGGGCCGAGGTCGACGACGCCGAGGTCGCCGCCCGGCTGTGGTACGCCGACGGCGTGCTGCTGCCCGGTGGCGGCGACCTGGCCGCCCGGTGGGCGGGCCAGGAGGCGCACGCGACGGAGTACGACGTCGACGAGGAGCAGGACGCCTTCGACCTCGCGGTCGCCCGCCATGCCCTGGCTGCCGGTCTGCCGCTGCTCGCCATCTGCCGCGGCAACCAGGTGGTCAACGTGGCCCTGGGCGGCGACCTGATCCAGGACCTCGGAGAGCGGACCCACCGTCACGTCGTCCACGAGATCGCCGTGGAGCCCGACTCGGTGCTCGCCGGCATCGTCGGTACGGCGCCGAGCATCTCGTGCTACCACCACCAGGGCATCGGGCGGCCGGGTGAGGGCCTGCGGGCCGTCGCCGAGTCGGCCGACGGCGTCATCGAGGCCGTCGAGCTCGCCGGCGCGCAGGGCTGGTACCTCGGCGTGCAGTGGCACCCCGAGGACACCGCGGCGACCGACCCGGCCCAGGCCGGGCTGTTCCGCGCACTCGTCGACGCCTCCCGGGACCGCGCGCGCCTCGAGCTCGTCGAGTAG
- a CDS encoding ABC transporter permease — MNASLNLRQLARYPLIPVIVLMAIGFELATGSFVGSQNLLGIATDSATLAIVAVPSALLVISGYLDLSVGSTYALGAVAAGWLASEHGGSLLTCVLLSLLAGLAVGAVNGFLCCVVGLSPFIVTLGTLTAVRGLAQQFAPLPLTSFGDSFAWLGGAKIAGLPSPVVIAIVVVLVAGAILALTPVGRHIYAIGVSREAAYLSGVRVRTVPFTLFLATGASAALAGAIKASVLGAVQSGTAGSGFELAVLTAVLVGGVALTGGSGTLFGVVLGVAFLGILQNGLTLVGVPTFWQQVAQGLALVVAAGLAFLAPRLEALAAVRPTAPRRAAADPEPATT, encoded by the coding sequence ATGAACGCCTCCCTCAACCTGCGCCAGCTCGCGCGCTACCCGCTGATCCCGGTCATCGTCTTGATGGCGATCGGCTTCGAGCTCGCCACCGGCAGCTTCGTCGGCAGCCAGAACCTGCTCGGCATCGCGACCGACAGCGCCACGCTCGCGATCGTCGCGGTCCCCTCCGCGCTGCTCGTGATCAGTGGCTACCTCGACCTCTCGGTCGGCTCGACCTACGCGCTCGGCGCGGTCGCCGCCGGCTGGCTCGCCTCCGAGCACGGCGGCAGCCTGCTGACCTGCGTGCTGCTCTCGCTGCTGGCCGGACTCGCCGTCGGCGCGGTCAACGGGTTCCTGTGCTGCGTGGTCGGCCTGTCGCCGTTCATCGTCACGCTCGGCACCCTCACGGCCGTCCGCGGCCTCGCCCAGCAGTTCGCGCCACTCCCGCTGACCAGCTTCGGCGACTCCTTCGCCTGGCTCGGCGGCGCCAAGATCGCCGGCCTCCCCTCGCCGGTCGTGATCGCGATCGTCGTCGTCCTGGTCGCCGGGGCGATCCTGGCGCTGACGCCGGTCGGGCGGCACATCTACGCGATCGGCGTCTCCCGCGAGGCGGCGTACCTGTCCGGCGTCCGGGTCCGCACCGTTCCCTTCACGCTCTTCCTCGCCACCGGGGCCAGTGCGGCGCTGGCCGGCGCGATCAAGGCGTCGGTGCTCGGCGCCGTGCAGTCGGGTACGGCGGGCAGCGGCTTCGAGCTCGCCGTGCTGACCGCGGTCCTGGTCGGCGGCGTCGCCCTCACCGGCGGCTCGGGAACCCTGTTCGGAGTGGTCCTCGGCGTCGCCTTCCTCGGCATCCTGCAGAACGGTCTGACCCTGGTCGGCGTGCCGACCTTCTGGCAGCAGGTCGCCCAGGGTCTCGCTCTCGTGGTGGCCGCCGGCCTGGCCTTCCTCGCACCGCGGCTCGAGGCCCTGGCCGCGGTCCGGCCCACGGCACCACGGCGGGCGGCGGCCGACCCGGAGCCGGCGACCACCTGA
- a CDS encoding helix-turn-helix transcriptional regulator — protein MDAPAGASAPHPVSDRLIELLGDLAALATPDEATTAAPRLLERLAGDLGAAACQLDTALTDADDPQAPSFQTVASVGYSPEVSQHLCADLAPSPHGRRVLAASGGLRIDEDDPYDFRRSAHYLDVLHPAGYDDGISLALRDSGAHLVGMLHLSARSTRDFAPELTGALPPLGRAFARLTTVATCSTPDVTLPREYAVVRLDAAGRATPVVGRAPLHAALDDELLGIIGSILGTGTRFATFLHQQAGRLIEVRVHCPSGRATTRQPCTVATRPAASTLGLTLRQLEVLTAVATGAGNREIADELCLTQRTVAAHVEAILARLDSPSRAGAAAKATAAGVLLPSADPASVRSLARVLQQPVA, from the coding sequence ATGGACGCACCCGCCGGGGCGAGCGCCCCGCACCCCGTCTCGGACCGCCTGATCGAGCTGCTCGGCGACCTGGCCGCCCTGGCCACGCCCGACGAGGCCACCACGGCCGCACCGCGCCTGCTCGAGCGCCTCGCCGGCGACCTCGGCGCCGCCGCCTGCCAGCTCGACACGGCCCTCACCGACGCCGACGACCCGCAGGCACCGTCCTTCCAGACGGTGGCCAGCGTGGGCTACTCCCCCGAGGTCTCCCAGCACTTGTGCGCCGACCTCGCGCCGTCCCCGCACGGACGGCGCGTGCTCGCCGCGAGCGGCGGGCTGCGGATCGACGAGGACGACCCCTACGACTTCCGTCGCTCCGCGCACTACCTCGACGTCCTCCACCCGGCCGGCTACGACGACGGCATCTCCCTCGCACTGCGCGACTCCGGCGCCCACCTGGTCGGGATGCTGCACCTGTCCGCCCGCAGCACCCGCGACTTCGCCCCCGAGCTCACCGGTGCACTGCCCCCGCTCGGGCGCGCCTTCGCCCGGCTGACCACCGTCGCCACCTGCTCGACGCCCGACGTCACGCTCCCGCGGGAGTACGCCGTGGTCCGGCTCGACGCCGCCGGCCGGGCCACCCCCGTGGTCGGCCGCGCGCCGCTGCACGCCGCGCTCGACGACGAGCTGCTCGGCATCATCGGCTCCATCCTCGGCACCGGCACCCGCTTCGCGACCTTCCTGCACCAGCAGGCGGGCCGGCTGATCGAGGTGCGGGTGCACTGCCCGTCCGGCCGCGCGACGACGCGCCAACCGTGCACGGTCGCCACCCGACCGGCCGCGTCCACGCTCGGCCTCACCCTGCGCCAGCTCGAGGTGCTCACCGCCGTCGCCACCGGCGCCGGCAACCGCGAGATCGCCGACGAGCTGTGCCTGACCCAGCGCACCGTCGCCGCCCACGTCGAGGCGATCCTGGCCCGACTGGACAGCCCGTCGCGGGCGGGCGCGGCCGCGAAGGCGACCGCTGCCGGCGTGCTGCTGCCGTCGGCGGACCCGGCGTCGGTGCGGTCGCTGGCGCGGGTGCTGCAGCAGCCCGTGGCCTGA